Sequence from the Pogoniulus pusillus isolate bPogPus1 chromosome 16, bPogPus1.pri, whole genome shotgun sequence genome:
CCTGGTGTCTGTGCCTGTAGCAGGAGTGCTTCTTCAGCTCCttaccctgctctgctgtgcacagcccctgcctctgcagcctgcctgacaTCGGGTAGTGGCAGAGTGGTGTGGGTGGCAGGTgcttcctgccctgccagctgcatgctCTGAACCCTTTTTCAGCCAAATGCTTTATATGAAACAGTTCTATTGTGGGAAATCAATTAAAGGGAGGGTGGCACAGCAGGTGAGTCCtgatgctgcctgtgcagcctgaggggctgctgctcaggTGGGCATGGGGTCATGCCAGCCGGGAGTGCCTGCCACCCTGGGAATGTATCTGTGGTGATGATTTTCTAAGACTTTGGTAATGGGAGGTAATTAAAAGGCTAATTGGAGGGTGCTTTCTGCCTTGTGAAGAGGAAGGGCTGTCACTGGGGTGGGTGcccatccttgcagccctgtcCCTTTTTCTTGTAGCCTGGGGTGGATACCAGGATTGCCACCACCTGCACCCTGTGGGGCGATGCTGCCAGGTATGAGTGGGATGAGGGGGTGGTGGGGCTGACTGctcccccactcctgcccttTGCTGTCCCTTCTCATGGTGGCCCTGTGGTGGGGCTGGGAACAGCTCAGCGGTGCCCGCCAGGCTCAGCACTGGCATTGATGtgagcccagagctgcctgctggctgcccgCAGCTGGTGCACGGCGTCTTCctggctctccagccactgggCCAGTGCCCTCACCGATTGGCTCTGTAggactgcagggacaggacagagATACACTGGGGATGGGCAGTctggtccttccccagccccccagTCCTCCCTCCTTTGCCCAGTGCCACATACCGCTTAGATAGACAGCCAGAGTGGCCAGGACCAGGCTCGTCAGGGCCAGGagccccagcagggccaggagcaggggttGACTGGggcccaggcaggggcaggagctggcagcaggtgcaggtcgcagggtgggcaggagcaCCGTGGGGCTGGGGGGCATGGGGCGAGATCGAGGCTGATGCAGGCTACTGGAGAGAGCTGGGCCATTGCCTGTGGGCAGGGGAAACAAGAGGTCAGAGTCTGGCGCATGGCATGGCCAGGGCTAGTATGGGCCCCCCACACCCTGTTCTCACCCTCTGCACCCTTGTGCCCAGCCAAGGCCCAGTGCAGGTCGCTGATGGACTCCACCGGGCGCAGACTAATGGCTCCAGGGTCGCTGCCATCTGGgtccccaggctctgctggcatgGTGCCCTCAGCCCTTCCCATGCTGTCTGCTGAGAGTGGAGGTAGAGGGTGAGTGTGGACCCTGCCCTGGGCGCCCCTGTGGGTACTAGACTCCATTCCAGAGGTGGCCCCAACTTTGACACAAGCCTAGTGCTGTGTTTGAGcaagcagccagtgccagtgtTCCCTTGGCACAGGGCTATGGTTGCAGGTGAATAAGTGCTGactgtctcctccctggagctgtcatCAGGGCAGTTAGCGGGCATCTGGTGGCCACAATCCCAGAGCCTTGTTAGTGGGGCTGGAATTCGGTCCTAGCTGGAGACAAGAATGTGCCTCACatct
This genomic interval carries:
- the LSMEM2 gene encoding leucine-rich single-pass membrane protein 2, whose product is MPREAGEADSMGRAEGTMPAEPGDPDGSDPGAISLRPVESISDLHWALAGHKGAEGNGPALSSSLHQPRSRPMPPSPTVLLPTLRPAPAASSCPCLGPSQPLLLALLGLLALTSLVLATLAVYLSVLQSQSVRALAQWLESQEDAVHQLRAASRQLWAHINASAEPGGHR